The genomic segment GAAAGTTTCACTGATGCCGCCACCGTGACGTTTGATAACTACGCCTTCGAAAAGCTGGATCCGCTCACGCGTACCCTCGACGACTTTAACGTGTACACGGACTGTATCCCCAGGACGGAACGAAGGGACGTCTGACTTGATTTGTTCTTGTGTAATTTCACGGAACAATTGTTGTGTGTTCATGAATGATTTCTCCTTTTTTCACCAATGTTCTTATCTTCATTTGCTTATTGCATCCAACAGCGGAACATCGTTAATAGGTGGCTTTTGCCACATGTTTTAACTTATCACAGATTCAGTCGTTTGACAATCCTGAAATTGACCGGAGGTACTTTAAATCACTTGCCGACAAATCGGCTGACTCAAGTAAATCTGGACGTCGCTCCTGTGTTCGTTTCAAAGCCTGTTGTCTTCGCCACTGCTCGATTTTTGCATGATTCCCGGATAATAAGACGTCCGGGACCACTAATCCGTTATAGTCGGCAGGACGGGTATAATGGGGGTATTCGAGCAGTCCGGTCGAAAAGGAATCGTCTTCATGACTGGCCGATTTGCCAAGGACGTCAGGTAACAGTCGGACAACAGCATCAATCATCGTCATCGCCGCGAGTTCCCCTCCCGTCAAAACGAAGTCTCCAAGCGAAACTTCATCTGTCACCAGTTCGTCATGAATCCGTTGATCAAATCCTTCATAATGTCCACATAAAAAAACAAGTTCTGATTCCTGCGCCCATTCTTCTGCTACTGTTTGATCAAAACGCTGTCCTGTCGGTGTCATCGCAATGATGCGACGGTTCGCTTTCGGCAAGGCCGCAACAGCGTCAAAAACAGGTTGCGGCGTCAACAACATCCCTGCCCCACCCCCGTAAGGAGAATCATCGACACGCCCATGTCGATTCGTCGAATAGTCGCGAAAGTTAATGTACTCGAGATGTATTCGCGCATCTTCTTGTGCCCGTCCGACGATTGAATGATCGAGTGCTGTGAACATATCCGGAAAAAGCGTCAAGACTTTGATATTCATCCTTCAATCAATCCAGGTAATGGTGTGATTTGAATCCGCTTTTCTTGCACATCGATCGACGCGACGACTTGTTCGATATACGGAATCAAGACGTCTTTTTTTCCTGGACGTTTAATCGTCCAGACATCATTTGCTCCGGTCTCTAAGATTTCCGAGACGACCCCGATTTTCTCATCTCCGTCATAGACGTCGCAACCGATGATTTCGTGGTAGTAATATTCATTTTCTCCGAGCTCTTGTAAGACTTCCGGCTGTACGAAAAGTTTCATCCCTTTATACTTTTCGACGTCGTTGATGTGATGCATTCCTTTGAAGGTCACCATGACGAATTGTTTATGTTTCCGGTAACTGCTCACAGTCAGCGGTACATACGTCCCCTCTGTCTCGAGAAATACGTCATTTCCGACTTTAAAGCGTTCCTCCGGAAAATCGGTACTCGCAAGTAACTTCAATTCGCCCTTTAGACCGTGTGTGTTCGCGATTTTCGCGACTTCTAACCATTGCATCTTCTTCACTTCCTTCCTTTAAAATCGTCAATCAGATATTTTTCTGCAACAAAAAGGAGGTAAGCTTTCGCTCACCTCCAAATGTCTTACTTCGCGAGTTTCGCGTTGTGGAATTTCTCCATGATACCAGCTTTTGAGAAGAGGTTACGAACTGTGTCTGACGGTTTAGCACCTTCAGCGAGCCATTTAAGAGCGAGCTCTTCGTTAAGTTTTACTTCTGCTTCTGGTTTAGCAACCGGGTTGTAGTATCCGATTTGCTCGATGAAACGACCATCACGTGGTGCACGTGAGTCTGCTACTACCACACGGTAGAAAGGTGATTTGTTTGCGCCCATGCGCTTAAGACGAATTTTAACTGCCATTCGTAAGTCCCTCCAGATATTAAATAGTTTTTTGGTTTAGTCAAATTGACAACTTCACTAGTATACAACGTTACAGCAAAAGAGAAAAGACTTTTAGAAGAATGGGAGGCCAAAGCCGCCTTTCTTTTTCCCTTTGCCCATTTGGCCGGAGAATTGTTTCATCATCTTCCGCATGTCTTCAAATTGCTTGATCAACCGGTTCACTTCTTGAATGCTACGACCACTGCCGCGCGCAATCCGTTTCCGACGACTCGCATTGAGGATTTCCGGTTCAGTCCGCTCCCGTTTTGTCATCGATTGAATAATCGCTTCGACATAAACAAGTTGCTTCTCATCGATTTGAGCATTTTTCAAGCCCTTCATCTTTCCTTTACCGGCACCCGGAATCATTCCTAACAACTCATCCAAAGGACCCATCTGTTTCACTTGCTGCAACTGCTCGATGAAATCGTCAAACGTGAACGATGCATCGCGCATTTTGCCTTCGAGCTCCTTGGCGCGTGTTGCGTCCATTTGGAACTCTGCCTTTTCAATCAGCGATAACATGTCTCCCATACCGAGAATCCGTGACGCCATCCGCTCTGGGTAGAATGGCTCGATTG from the Exiguobacterium oxidotolerans JCM 12280 genome contains:
- the rplS gene encoding 50S ribosomal protein L19; this translates as MNTQQLFREITQEQIKSDVPSFRPGDTVRVHVKVVEGTRERIQLFEGVVIKRHGGGISETFTVRKISYGVGVERAFPLHSPRVAQIEVVRYGKVRRAKLYYLRNLRGKAARIKEIRR
- the trmD gene encoding tRNA (guanosine(37)-N1)-methyltransferase TrmD yields the protein MNIKVLTLFPDMFTALDHSIVGRAQEDARIHLEYINFRDYSTNRHGRVDDSPYGGGAGMLLTPQPVFDAVAALPKANRRIIAMTPTGQRFDQTVAEEWAQESELVFLCGHYEGFDQRIHDELVTDEVSLGDFVLTGGELAAMTMIDAVVRLLPDVLGKSASHEDDSFSTGLLEYPHYTRPADYNGLVVPDVLLSGNHAKIEQWRRQQALKRTQERRPDLLESADLSASDLKYLRSISGLSND
- the rimM gene encoding ribosome maturation factor RimM (Essential for efficient processing of 16S rRNA); translated protein: MQWLEVAKIANTHGLKGELKLLASTDFPEERFKVGNDVFLETEGTYVPLTVSSYRKHKQFVMVTFKGMHHINDVEKYKGMKLFVQPEVLQELGENEYYYHEIIGCDVYDGDEKIGVVSEILETGANDVWTIKRPGKKDVLIPYIEQVVASIDVQEKRIQITPLPGLIEG
- the rpsP gene encoding 30S ribosomal protein S16, with the translated sequence MAVKIRLKRMGANKSPFYRVVVADSRAPRDGRFIEQIGYYNPVAKPEAEVKLNEELALKWLAEGAKPSDTVRNLFSKAGIMEKFHNAKLAK